In Mustelus asterias unplaced genomic scaffold, sMusAst1.hap1.1 HAP1_SCAFFOLD_192, whole genome shotgun sequence, a single genomic region encodes these proteins:
- the LOC144485357 gene encoding uncharacterized protein LOC144485357, with amino-acid sequence MEAKSTVHTREKPWKCVDCGKGFRSPSELEIHRRRHTGERPFICSVCGKRFAQFICLQLHERLHTGERPFTCSECGNGFTRSSHLLKHQQVHTDKREFQCSNCEKSFKSPHGLREHQRIHTEYTLFSCSKCGKSFRTATHLQTHQRVHTDKRPFKCPECGKCFKSSGELMSHQRVHTEERPFKCSHCGTGFRRSSHLTVHQRVHTGEKPFICSKCGRGFAQSSNLLTHQQIHTEVRPFTCSECGKGFARSSHLLTHQRIHTGERPFTCSECGKRFTESSNLVKHQRVHR; translated from the coding sequence atggaagcaaaaagcactgttcacaccagggagaaaccgtggaaatgtgtggactgtgggaagggattcagatccccatctgagctggaaattcatcgacgcagacacaccggggagaggccgttcatttgttccgtatgtgggaagagattcgctcAGTTCATCTGCCTTCAGCTGCATGAGCGactccacaccggggagaggccgttcacctgctcggagtGTGGAaacggattcactcgctcatcccacctgctgaaacaccagcaagttcacactgacaagagagaGTTTCAATGCTCCaattgtgagaagagctttaaaagcccACACGGACTGAGGgagcaccagcgcattcacaccgagtacacactgttcagctgctctaagtgtgggaagagtttcaggACAGCAACCCACCttcagacacaccaacgagttcacactgacaagagaccttttaaatgtccagagtgtgggaagtgctttaaaagttctggtgaactgatgtcccatcagcgagttcacactgaggagagaccgttcaagtgctctcactgtgggactgggttcaggcgatcatctcatctcactgtacatcagcgagttcacactggggagaagccattcatctgctccaagtgtgggaggggattcgctcagtcctccaacctgctgacgcaccaacaaattcacactgaggtgaggccgttcacctgctccgagtgtggaaagggatttgcacgatcatcccacctgctgacacaccagcgcattcacactggggagaggccgttcacctgctccgagtgcgggAAGAGATTTACCGAATCATCCAATctggtgaaacaccagcgagttcacagatgA